One bacterium genomic window, CATGTATATTTCGGGATAATTTAAAAATATCGCATTGCCGCAAAGGATTATACCATCGGGGTACTATGAAACATATCGTGACAGCTTTTCTGGTATTCATGAGCCTGACCCTGACGGGCGCATATGCGGCCGATTGGCCGCAGTACCGCGCCGATGCAGGCCGAAGCGGGTATTCGCCCGGAACGCTCCCCGCAAACCTCTCGCTCCGCTGGGTTTACCGGTCACCGCATGCTCCCATGCCTGCATGGAAGGGCAAAGACACCCGCATGCCTTTCGATTTCGCCTTCGAGACGGTCATTGCCGGGGGCATGCTCTATTTCGGCAGTTCCGCCGACTGCAAACTGTATGCGCTCGATGCGGCAACCGGAAAAGTACGGTGGACGTATTTTACCGACGCCCCGGTTCGGTTTGCCCCGGCGGTATGGAAGGATCGTCTGTTCGCGGCGAGCGATGATGGCTTTCTGTACTGTCTCTCGGCAAAAACCGGCAAACTCCTCTGGAAAAAACGCGGCGGCCCTGATGACAGCAAGATTCTCGGTAACGACCGCATGATTTCGCGACGGCCTGCCCGGGGCGGAGTGGTCATTGCCGATGATACCGTGTATTTCGGCGCGGGAATATGGCCTTCCGAAGGGATATACCTTTATGCGCTCGATGCGGCGACGGGGGATGTGCTCTGGGTCAACGACACTTCCGGCGGCATGGAGATGGACAAGCCCCATCCGGGCGCCCGCGCCAGAAGCGGCATATCGGCGCAGGGATACCTCGCTGTCGATGGCGACAGGCTCTTTGTGCCGACCGGGCGGGGTGTTCCCGCCGCGTTCGACCGCGCAACCGGGAAATTCCTCTATTTCCACCACCAGCAGTACCGTGCGGACGGCGGTTCACAGATCATGGCGTTCGGGGGAATCCTGTTCGCCGACAGCGGAAACGACCGTCAGACAGCGGAAAATGCGGGCACCGCAAAAACGCTCTTCAACGCATCTGACGGGGAAATCCTCACCGGTGATGTACTCCCCTCCACCGCGGTGGCGTCATACCCCGGACACATTGTCTACGCCGACAGAGACGCTGTGCACGCGCTCAGCCTTGCCAGCCCGGTCGTTGCGCGCGAAGTCCGCGACAGCCAGGGGAAAACGGGCATCGTCAAAAACCTCTCGCCGCTGTCCTGGTCGATTGACACGCCCGCAAATCCCGGCGGTGCGGGGCTTATCGCTGCCGGAACCATGATCGTATCGGGAACGATTGACGACAAAGTCGCCGTTCTTGACGCTGTATCGAAGACCGTGGTTTGGTCCTCGTCGGTGGAAGGTTCACCGTACGGGCTCGCGGCTGCGGACGGCCGTCTGTATGTCAGCACCGACAGCGGCGTTATCTGCTGTTTCGATGCCTCGGGAACACAAAAACCGGTAATGTATGAACCATCGCCCGACAATTCCCCCTACGGCGCAAATGAACCGTACGGAGCCGCCGCCGGAGAGATTATCCGTCAGACCGGGATAACCGACGGGTACTGTCTCGACCTCGACTGTGGTGACGGGCGTCTGGCGTACGAGCTCGCGAAGCGCACGAACCTGATGATTTATGCTGTCGATCCCGACCCGGGAAATGTGGCAGCCGCTCGGGCGAAACTCGATGCAGCAGGCCTCTACGGCGTCCGCGTGACCGTCCTGCAGGCCGATCCCGCGCGGACGGAGCTGCCGGATTACTATGCAAATCTTGTCGTATCGGGGCGTTCGGTGACCGAAGGCCCGGAGAGCGTGCCGGAGCACGAATTGCGCCGTATCCAGCGGCCAGACGGCGGTGTTGCATGCATCGGAGCGCCGGGCGCACTCAGGAAAACCGTCCGCGGCGCGCTCGA contains:
- a CDS encoding PQQ-binding-like beta-propeller repeat protein, whose amino-acid sequence is MTAFLVFMSLTLTGAYAADWPQYRADAGRSGYSPGTLPANLSLRWVYRSPHAPMPAWKGKDTRMPFDFAFETVIAGGMLYFGSSADCKLYALDAATGKVRWTYFTDAPVRFAPAVWKDRLFAASDDGFLYCLSAKTGKLLWKKRGGPDDSKILGNDRMISRRPARGGVVIADDTVYFGAGIWPSEGIYLYALDAATGDVLWVNDTSGGMEMDKPHPGARARSGISAQGYLAVDGDRLFVPTGRGVPAAFDRATGKFLYFHHQQYRADGGSQIMAFGGILFADSGNDRQTAENAGTAKTLFNASDGEILTGDVLPSTAVASYPGHIVYADRDAVHALSLASPVVAREVRDSQGKTGIVKNLSPLSWSIDTPANPGGAGLIAAGTMIVSGTIDDKVAVLDAVSKTVVWSSSVEGSPYGLAAADGRLYVSTDSGVICCFDASGTQKPVMYEPSPDNSPYGANEPYGAAAGEIIRQTGITDGYCLDLDCGDGRLAYELAKRTNLMIYAVDPDPGNVAAARAKLDAAGLYGVRVTVLQADPARTELPDYYANLVVSGRSVTEGPESVPEHELRRIQRPDGGVACIGAPGALRKTVRGALDGAGSWTHQYHDPANTITSEDTLVRGNLGMLWFRDDDFDVPSRHGRGVAPLYASGRLFVEGLDAVRAVDAYNGHTIWEVPFRDIQRAYDQDHLVGVAVTQSNICIEGDRLYVRTGGVTADGDYAGRSCLVLDTATGKKIAEYRIPPGPDGSTNMYWGYIAVENGILYGSIVDTAHVVNYAYRESDMNRLFSESIYFFALDANTGKMLWNYTPVHSIRHNAIAIGNGRVYLIDRPQAETDRQRNPHKRENPGIEQPPGALVALDSKTGRVLWKNDRDIYGTLLALSTENDVLLMTYQFTRFRQFSELGGRMTAFRASDGAVMWDDATGVDPSQQYPYSSRPIVNGGMVYLEPGAWDIMTGAKTDFSLTRSYACGIIASAKNMMVFRSATLGYVDLTGSRTTENFGGFRPGCWINAIPAGGLVLVPDATDRCNCSYLNKATVALRPY